The DNA segment TCTGGAGGCGCGCCAAGCTGAAGTCTGGTTCCACTCCGCCGGAAGCTACCCTCCTTCTCGTAACGGTCTTCTTTGTCTCCACACAAATGTTTTGCATTTTCCGATATTAAGTCTGACGAGAGGTGCacggttcttttttttttttttttttatagtcacGCACACCTTGCGATGAAAGTGTAATTTttggatttcttcaattttgttttttgtaaaatttaatCTTGTTCGAACTTTTGGTAACTTGAGGCACTGGCTGCAAAGTAACTCTGTTGTATAGGGTTAACTATTTGTTTTGTGATGAAGTGCGTGAAGCTATGAGCGGCATTTTTTTTCCAGCTGTTTGAGCTATCGAATGCTTGCAATGTTATTTATTGGGTTCAAATTAACTACCTCCGGCAATTTTCTTTTGCAGCTTTTGTCGCAAGGTTGGTACCTAGAGATGAGATGTCGATGGAAGATATCAGCATCTGCCCCAGCGCTAAAGATATTGAGAACATGCACTATACTGAATGTGACTCTGATATTGAGGGAGTCGAAGAAACTTTGACCGAGGACATGAGCTACCGAGGTTTGTCTAATCATGTTTTCATCAGACATGTTTTATTTGCAGCATGAATTACGCTATTAAAACAAATTTAGAACCTTGTGAATCTATTGGCGACTCTTTGTAATGCGGATTAATTTTTACCCTCACTACATGCTCACGAGACACTTGAATTTTCATAGGTCCTACATTTAAAGCTTTTTTAGTTGACTAGGCGGACACTCGTAGTTTTCTGAGTTTAGCTCTTGATATATGAAAGGATATTGGCAAAACATTGTTTGATTATTGATTCCGGATACACTCGCTATAACAATCTATCCTTCATACAATTGCCTAATTTCGATCCCTGCTTAGTTTAGTTCTAATTCAACCAGTTTGATGGCTGCCATAGATTTTTCAACTTGATTATAACAGGAAAACCACTACTCTCTTCATATTCAAAGTTCACACTAAGCTCAGAAAGGGGTTAAGATTTGCATGGTGTAAGCAGGAGAGGACCCCAGATTCCGATTTTAGGGGTAGAGCTGCAACTTAAACTGATTAACGATATCAATACATTATGTTGCTACGGTGTAATCTATTGCAACACAAACATTTAAGCAAAAGGATATTGGGGAAATGAATTATGTTCTTTTGgctacttttatttttattattattatattttattctttttctttttctttagaTGACAAGATTCTGTCGTTCAATTTATTATACCCGGGTATTGATGTTATCTGTTGAGACTTTAACATAACTACATAACTTCATCATTTAGATGGAGAAGGGCAAGACAATGGAACTTGCACCACTCTACAAGATGCTAGCGGTCAGAAGTTTCAGAATCCAAACAAAAAGTTACCCTCAGGTCTTCTTTCCACCTTGCCTTTTACTTAAATGAAGAAATTTCAATTTTTCTATGTAATGTTTTTCTAGTATTTTACCCATGCTTTATTTTAACGTAATTTAGCTTCAAACAAATTGGTTATCCTTTCTTAATAAAGGATCTCAGAAGATCTCCTTGCATAAATGGTCTAGACTTTTGTTTTTCTGTCATCAAAATACTTTTCCATGTCTTCTCCTAATGCTGTATCTGTGCAGGATTAACCCTTTTTAATCACATGGTGGACAATAGTATATCAAAGACTGAAACCAAGTCGTCAAAGAAGCCATCTTTCCCAAGGAGTTCAACTCTTATGAAGCCAACGGCAAGTCAATTGGCCAAGCAAAATGGTCCTTTCCTGACTGGTTATCCTAGGTGATTATTCCTCATTAATGCAATTAAATTATGTCGGCAGATTCACCATAGCACTTTAAGTTTTAGAAAATCCAGGCTTCTTCATATTTGTCTCTTATAATTGCCAAGTAGAACTGGATTTTGCTAAGTTGCTTGACCATAAAGATAATCATATCATTCAAGTATTGAACATTGTCGGCCACAGGAATCCATCACTTGGTAAACTATCATGTGTCATGATTGCTTGATGATATTTTTTTGTTCAAGTGTCAGGTCAACTACATCATTCGTAGAGAAAACGGCCAAAAGCTCAGGTACCACATCTACGGTCGAGAATCAAGCTGCAAAAAGACAAAAGCTTGAAAATGGTCATCTTCGCAAGGTATGGATATGGATAAATTTCTTGTCAGATAGCTAGTtcagtttttaatttttcttcacTTGTTTTTATGGCTCTTGTTTAAAAAATAGATACCTTGATGTCCTGCTATTGAAAGTATTAATGAACTCTCAGGTATTATATTGGTTTGCCTTGTCTATCTGGTGTATGTCAGAGCTGAAGCAGTTTCAGCTACTTTGTCTGCTTGATAAGTTCCCAAATAGTGTAGTGACtatgaaattatttatttctttgaaGGTTTCTTAAACTCTATCTCCTCTCAATACAGGTTGTGGATGCAATGCAGCTGCAGCAAACTAGTTATGTCCACAAGGCACCAAATCAGGTGTGTTAAATGCATTTGAAAGAATAATTTATGAGTCTTAAGATGGTCTAGATCCTCTTAATGAATTGCTGCATTTCGAGTATAAAGTACATTATGCAGCTTCTTTTTCTGCCATTATCTGCTTGATTTAAGAACTGTTATAGGAAATGAACATAGGGTGTGTAGGAACTCTGTTTCATCCTTTAGAATGAGTTGTGTTTCTACAATTGAATTGCTGCAAAGATGTGGATCTagttcttttaaatgatttgacAGGGTGGATTACTGGATGGAAACAGAACTCATTCTAAAGGACGAAACACAATTTCTAGAGACCCCGATCTTGAGACAGCACGCAGGGCTCTAAGAACAAGGTTGGTTTGGTCAATTCATgcagcatttatgttattaaGTTTATGTGCGCTAGGGTGCTGTAGTGTGAGATTTTACTCTATGGGGTTTTGAGTGTCCTGCTCGATGGTCGAGTTTCAGGTCAAAATATAACAAAGAAGCCGAATATGTGCCATCAAAATTTCCTAGATTCAAAGCTCTTCCTCTAAACAGAAAAGTTGGTATCTTTATTATCTTTTATAAGGGTTGACCAATTTCAGATTATAAAATGATGTTCAGATTCATATCTTACATTTTCAGATTCTCGAGACACCTTCGTTTCTTCCAAAGAGAAGCCCTCCTTGTCCAACAGATTTTCAAGTGAGTAGTAAAAACAGGTTTCTATTCAGCATTCTCTGTCAAGGTATTTTTGCTGATAGAATATAGAACTTACACGCGTAGTTGGATGTTGAATTTTCCATGCGACTTACATTTAGGAATTTAAATTGAAAACGTCAGAGAGGGCTATGCTCCACAGCTCAGCTGTTACAAAATCCACAGTCCTGTGCCAACAGTCTGCTAAGGTTACTAAAGTTAATGCACTCAATTTATCAATATCAAGGCTTTTCTTACTTTGTTCTTTGAGGTCATTGTATTGATTGGGATAGGCTTATCCTAAATCTGGTGTGGTGCATAAACATTAATTTCAGTTGAGATTATGCGATGTTCATTACTGTCTTGTTGTCGCAGGCCTCACATAGATTTATGGTGACCTCAGAACGTGGAAACCGAGAACTTGCTAGGTAGTACAATGGGATTTTTAAGTTTGGTCGTGGCTTATTTTCCTAGTTCTTGATATGACGTTGAGTAATTGCTATTTGCTTTAGTTGGTGTCATGGTGAAATTGACTCTTCAACATATTTTCACTCTTTTTAATCTTTTTCGTAGTTAGGTTTGTTTCTTATGGTTTATTGATGGACACTGTCATCTTATTGTTATTAACCTGCGCATGCTGTTTTCTTCATTGGAATGCATGCTTGTCAGATCTTTCGATGTTCTAAAGTTTTCACTACTTTTGGACTGATTTTGATGTTTGTTTCAGTTTTTAAAATGTTTCATGGCCACCTTTAACCCTTCTTGCACATTAAATTTTGTGCTTTATTTTTGGACCCAGCCTTATGAATGCTTCGAAGCCAGAGGCTTGTGGGTCATCCCATGGCTTAAAAGCTCTTACCCTTAACAAGAAGGTAATGCCTTAGGAAAAAATGTCAAACCTGTATATTTTTACAAGCACTAAAGGTTTgattcatattattatctttacTTTGGTTTTAGATATTGAGAAGCAAGGAGGATATTGGAGTTTTTCACCATAAGAAGGAATTGAATGTGCCTTCGGTAATTACCATGAAATCCCTGTTATAGATATATCTGATGTGTAAAACTGCAGCAATAACTTGCCTTGCCTACATCACAGGAGTTCAATTTTCCCACAGACAAGAGGTGCCATCATAATCCTCCGATTGAACTTTTCAGCCAGGTGAAGTTATGAATAACTGTCCGCTTGGTATACACTCATCCTGCTCTTCACCGCTGCTTCATTTGAACTGTTTTCAAGAAGCATTTATGAATTGTTTGACTGTCAGTTTACATCTCCTGCTTTCATTCTTCAGCAATTCATTTTTGTGCACAGTATTTCTGATTTCATCGACCAATTAAATCATGGAAAGAACGTACATTATGACTTCACATTTCTCTTTTTGCAAAGCAGCTTTCTCTTGCACCTGAAACACAACCAAGTACCAATCTTGGGTCTCAACTGCCTCGGTCTACAAGCATAATAGCCAAGGTTCCTTGATGTCCTTTTATTATGTTAAGAATTTTAAAACACGAGTTTGAGATTTCTTATGAAGAAAGTGATTCGTTAACAGGGTTCAAAAGAGAATAGATGGGGTTGCTTCCAGCAAGGAAATGAGGTAAATTATGGCCCCTTATTGTGTCACTTAAAATGTTATATTTAGTTCTTAATATGCTTTTGACtttttgatttcacttgacTAATTGTATAATTCATTACAGAGTTATCTTCCTGTTAAACAATGACAGATTAAACAACCATCAAAACTAGAACTGTCCCTGTTTGAAGGAAAAGCAGCAATTTGATGCCCACGAGGGAAAAATCGAACACTACTGACATTAGATAATAGCTGGTAATGTAATTTTTCCTTTAGATAAGTTATAACTTGAAGTTTAGGTTTACATCTAAAATCATGCTGTATCAGGAGAGAGCATTGGCTAAAATCTTGAAAGAGAACATCAAGCTTCAATTGTTTCACCTTTTGATTGAAGTTGGCAAATCTCTTCAGTCGGATCTTGGTACCTCTTTGAATCTGGTCTCGAAAAATTGAGCCCCCTTCAGGGAGGATGAAGAAATTGAAATACCCAAGCATATTATAAAAGCAATTTTGTTACCCCGCAAATACTAATATTTGTCGTGGGGAATTTTTTACTTTGGAACATACAGCAATATAATCCTTTTTGCTTTGTCAAATCTTTCTTTCCAGAAAAGAACTGTATAGCTAGACAATCTGTTCAATATTCAATAAAGTTGACCATGCAGTTACCTCAAATTTTGCCACTGTTCTGTCATCTGTGGGCTAAACTTTTTCTGTCATCTGTGGGCTAAACTTTTTGTGCTCCAATGAAACATATACAGTTCGAATGAATAATGGTAAGGTAAGATAATTATACTAATGAGCATACTCGTTGCGACAATATTTCCTTTTGTTGATTTTCATCTTCGAATTCTTAAACTATTAATGAAATGAATATCCCCAATATTTTCTAAGCATACATTtcctttatgttttcatttTCTATTGTACTGATTAGATATTTGACACCTATGTCTTGCCTGACTTATTTCTCGGCTTCATTATCCTTGACTTCTGAGTTGTGCTTTCCATTAGCTGAACCAAATGAAAGGGGCATTTGCTTGGTCCATCGCCTTATATCATACGTCTTTCTTACGAGTTTCTTCTCCCTCCCTACCTTTCTCTTTGTTATGGCAATGGCCACATCGTTAGGGAACAATGTTTTCCACACTAGAGCATGAAGAAGAGTTGAAATGAATAATATAAACACCATTGTTGATGACATGAATGAGAGTGTCAAAGCTAGCCCTTGGCTTATTACAGAAGGGACTTGTTCTGCATATTTGATAGTTGCTATTGAAGCCGTTGTCATTGGAAAGGTGTAGGACCACCATGCCACTGAAAACCTGTCAATACcataatatattttagtatagttgTAACATCATAATCCAAAAGTATAGATGTTAAGGCTAGATTGTTCTAATTTGATAAACTTCATTAGTTAGTTCTTTAAACAATTTCTGATGATTATGATGAAATTCACCTAGTATGAAACCACTTTCTAATTTTCGGTTGAAATTAGAGGTCTCTCTCATTGCAATTTTAAATGTCAATCTACTGACGATCGTTAATAAAACTggattttaattgatttttttacgTTTTATTTGATTACCTGAATCCCCTGAAGAAGTTGATCCTCACAATCAGTGAACAATAGAGAAACAAGGCAATGAAGTAACAAGTCCTGGCCAAGCCATCAAATTCACCATAAAGAGCACTCCATGCAATGCTTGCTGCGGCTGGAGTAGCAATAAACATAGAATAAACAGGGTGCAGCTCCTTAGGCAACGCTTCACTTGTAGGCAATCTTTGATACAAAGTCACAAACACAACAAGATAATGTGCGAACCCTACAGCCCACAAGAACTTCCCTGCCTCCTCCCACCCCACTTTTGCTGCCAAAATCGCCCCAACGAAGTTGCCCACAACCGAAAGATGGGAAGAAGGATTTGCAACTTTACTCAGGCGACTTTTCCCCCCTGAAATCCATTGCCCGTATATTTTCAAGTCAAGAAACATGATAGGTG comes from the Henckelia pumila isolate YLH828 chromosome 1, ASM3356847v2, whole genome shotgun sequence genome and includes:
- the LOC140888217 gene encoding protein TPX2-like isoform X3; translation: MEEEMVEDAANDDIVEYSFTAYEIDLDYEYDAARFFDFCRAESSLEARQAEVWFHSAGSYPPSPFVARLVPRDEMSMEDISICPSAKDIENMHYTECDSDIEGVEETLTEDMSYRDGEGQDNGTCTTLQDASGQKFQNPNKKLPSGLTLFNHMVDNSISKTETKSSKKPSFPRSSTLMKPTASQLAKQNGPFLTGYPSVRSTTSFVEKTAKSSGTTSTVENQAAKRQKLENGHLRKVVDAMQLQQTSYVHKAPNQGGLLDGNRTHSKGRNTISRDPDLETARRALRTRSKYNKEAEYVPSKFPRFKALPLNRKILETPSFLPKRSPPCPTDFQEFKLKTSERAMLHSSAVTKSTVLCQQSAKASHRFMVTSERGNRELASLMNASKPEACGSSHGLKALTLNKKILRSKEDIGVFHHKKELNVPSEFNFPTDKRCHHNPPIELFSQLSLAPETQPSTNLGSQLPRSTSIIAKGSKENRWGCFQQGNEIKQPSKLELSLFEGKAAI
- the LOC140888217 gene encoding protein TPX2-like isoform X2 produces the protein MEEEMVEDAANDDIVEYSFTAYEIDLDYEYDAARFFDFCRAESSLEARQAEVWFHSAGSYPPSPFVARLVPRDEMSMEDISICPSAKDIENMHYTECDSDIEGVEETLTEDMSYRDGEGQDNGTCTTLQDASGQKFQNPNKKLPSGLTLFNHMVDNSISKTETKSSKKPSFPRSSTLMKPTASQLAKQNGPFLTGYPRSTTSFVEKTAKSSGTTSTVENQAAKRQKLENGHLRKVVDAMQLQQTSYVHKAPNQGGLLDGNRTHSKGRNTISRDPDLETARRALRTRSKYNKEAEYVPSKFPRFKALPLNRKIHILHFQILETPSFLPKRSPPCPTDFQEFKLKTSERAMLHSSAVTKSTVLCQQSAKASHRFMVTSERGNRELASLMNASKPEACGSSHGLKALTLNKKILRSKEDIGVFHHKKELNVPSEFNFPTDKRCHHNPPIELFSQLSLAPETQPSTNLGSQLPRSTSIIAKGSKENRWGCFQQGNEIKQPSKLELSLFEGKAAI
- the LOC140888217 gene encoding protein TPX2-like isoform X1, whose translation is MEEEMVEDAANDDIVEYSFTAYEIDLDYEYDAARFFDFCRAESSLEARQAEVWFHSAGSYPPSPFVARLVPRDEMSMEDISICPSAKDIENMHYTECDSDIEGVEETLTEDMSYRDGEGQDNGTCTTLQDASGQKFQNPNKKLPSGLTLFNHMVDNSISKTETKSSKKPSFPRSSTLMKPTASQLAKQNGPFLTGYPSVRSTTSFVEKTAKSSGTTSTVENQAAKRQKLENGHLRKVVDAMQLQQTSYVHKAPNQGGLLDGNRTHSKGRNTISRDPDLETARRALRTRSKYNKEAEYVPSKFPRFKALPLNRKIHILHFQILETPSFLPKRSPPCPTDFQEFKLKTSERAMLHSSAVTKSTVLCQQSAKASHRFMVTSERGNRELASLMNASKPEACGSSHGLKALTLNKKILRSKEDIGVFHHKKELNVPSEFNFPTDKRCHHNPPIELFSQLSLAPETQPSTNLGSQLPRSTSIIAKGSKENRWGCFQQGNEIKQPSKLELSLFEGKAAI